A portion of the Bacillus sp. es.034 genome contains these proteins:
- a CDS encoding amino acid ABC transporter ATP-binding protein — MISIKGLTKRFDQLEVLKGMNVEVDKGQVIVLIGPSGSGKTTFLRCLNALEIPNEGTVSIGGTAVDFTKKASRQELLQLRRKTGMVFQNYNLFPHMTALENVMEGPTVVQKRNKGETRKKAIGLLEKVGLGDKVDYYPFQLSGGQQQRVGIARALAIEPEVMLFDEPTSALDPELIGEVLKVMKDLAEEGMTMVVVTHEMRFAKEAADKVIFMDGGYIVEEGSPQEVFENPTNERTKQFLNLIQ, encoded by the coding sequence ATGATTTCCATCAAAGGATTAACGAAACGATTTGATCAGTTAGAAGTCTTAAAGGGAATGAACGTAGAAGTCGATAAAGGACAGGTAATCGTCCTGATCGGACCTTCAGGCTCCGGGAAGACAACTTTCCTCCGTTGTCTGAATGCCCTTGAAATCCCGAATGAGGGGACCGTTTCAATAGGAGGAACGGCGGTAGACTTCACGAAGAAAGCCTCCAGGCAGGAGCTTCTTCAACTAAGAAGAAAAACCGGGATGGTATTTCAAAATTATAATCTGTTCCCCCACATGACCGCTCTTGAGAACGTCATGGAAGGTCCTACGGTCGTACAAAAGCGTAACAAGGGGGAAACAAGAAAGAAAGCCATCGGGCTGCTTGAAAAAGTGGGCCTCGGTGATAAGGTCGATTACTATCCATTCCAGCTTTCAGGTGGGCAGCAGCAGAGGGTCGGCATCGCAAGGGCTCTCGCAATCGAGCCGGAAGTGATGCTCTTCGATGAGCCAACCTCTGCACTCGATCCCGAACTGATAGGTGAGGTGCTCAAGGTCATGAAAGACCTTGCTGAAGAAGGGATGACGATGGTCGTCGTGACACACGAAATGAGGTTCGCGAAAGAAGCGGCCGATAAAGTCATTTTCATGGATGGGGGCTATATTGTCGAAGAAGGCTCTCCACAGGAAGTATTCGAGAACCCGACGAATGAACGGACGAAGCAATTCCTTAACTTAATACAATAA
- a CDS encoding amino acid ABC transporter permease — MYLLSSIYQDPEAMIDILQSSLLPMLEGALYYSIPLTLISFALGMILAVLTALARLSNVSILRGIARFYVSAIRGTPLLVQLFIIFYGLPTLGIKFDPFPSAIIAFSLNKGAYSSEIVRAAIQSIPKGQWEAGYSIGMTYSQALKRIILPQATRVSIPPLANSFISLVKDTSLASLILVTEMFRKAQEIAATNYEFLLMYMEAAVLYWIICFILSIIQGRIENRLDRYIAK, encoded by the coding sequence ATGTATCTCCTAAGTAGCATATACCAGGATCCTGAAGCAATGATTGATATTTTACAAAGCTCCCTGCTTCCAATGTTAGAGGGGGCTTTGTATTATTCTATCCCTCTGACGCTGATTTCTTTTGCTTTAGGTATGATTCTGGCTGTACTCACTGCTCTTGCACGTCTATCAAATGTATCGATCTTACGGGGTATTGCCCGATTTTATGTTTCGGCGATACGGGGCACGCCTTTACTCGTGCAATTATTTATCATATTCTATGGGTTACCTACTCTAGGAATCAAATTTGATCCATTCCCATCAGCTATCATTGCCTTTTCATTGAACAAAGGTGCGTATTCTTCAGAAATCGTCCGTGCGGCGATTCAATCGATTCCAAAAGGCCAATGGGAAGCGGGATATTCGATCGGCATGACCTATTCACAGGCGTTAAAAAGGATCATCCTGCCCCAGGCGACGAGAGTATCGATTCCACCATTGGCCAACTCATTCATCAGTCTAGTGAAAGATACATCCCTTGCTTCCTTGATCCTAGTAACAGAAATGTTCAGAAAAGCCCAGGAAATCGCTGCAACGAATTATGAGTTCCTGCTTATGTATATGGAAGCAGCCGTACTTTACTGGATCATCTGCTTTATATTATCAATCATACAAGGCCGCATCGAGAACAGGCTGGACCGATATATTGCGAAGTAA
- a CDS encoding amino acid ABC transporter substrate-binding protein — protein sequence MKKWKLSIIMLIALSMVLAACGQSKDKEESNADSKKTSLYDKVKEDGELLVGTEGTYPPFTFHDESGKLTGFDVEITREIAKRLGVEVKFQETQWDAMFEGLNSKRFDMIANQVGIREDREKKYDFSKPYIESSAVVVVSKDNKDVKAFEDIKGLTSAQSLTSNYRDIAEKNGAKIQGVEGLSQSIQLLEQGRVDVTVNDKISILDYLKKQPNAKVKIAAEAEDAGQSGFMFRKGNDKLVEEVNKALEEMKEDGTYKEISEKWFGEDVSPK from the coding sequence ATGAAAAAATGGAAATTATCCATCATCATGCTAATCGCCTTATCAATGGTATTAGCTGCATGTGGGCAATCTAAAGATAAAGAAGAATCAAATGCTGATTCGAAAAAGACATCCCTTTACGATAAGGTTAAGGAAGATGGCGAATTACTTGTCGGGACGGAAGGTACATATCCTCCTTTCACATTCCATGACGAATCAGGAAAACTGACCGGGTTTGACGTAGAAATCACCCGTGAAATAGCGAAGCGTCTTGGTGTCGAAGTGAAATTCCAGGAAACGCAATGGGATGCAATGTTTGAAGGTTTGAATTCCAAGCGTTTCGATATGATCGCAAACCAGGTGGGAATTCGTGAAGACCGTGAAAAGAAATACGATTTCTCTAAACCATATATCGAATCAAGTGCCGTAGTGGTCGTGTCAAAAGACAACAAGGATGTCAAAGCATTTGAAGATATCAAAGGGTTGACTTCAGCTCAGTCACTGACAAGTAACTATCGGGATATCGCTGAAAAGAACGGTGCCAAGATCCAGGGTGTAGAAGGGTTATCACAATCAATCCAGCTACTTGAACAAGGCAGGGTGGACGTGACCGTGAACGATAAAATTTCGATTCTTGATTACCTGAAGAAACAACCGAACGCCAAAGTCAAAATCGCTGCTGAAGCGGAAGATGCGGGTCAAAGCGGTTTCATGTTCCGTAAAGGGAACGACAAACTGGTTGAAGAAGTAAACAAAGCGTTAGAGGAAATGAAGGAAGACGGTACGTACAAAGAGATTTCTGAGAAATGGTTCGGAGAAGATGTATCTCCTAAGTAG